A genomic stretch from Mycobacterium malmoense includes:
- a CDS encoding serine hydrolase domain-containing protein — MARKLRIPPDLIGGDVDEGYGKVADAFRRNLSSGQEIGAAIAVYRDGRKVVDLWGGYRNGITQTPWEHDTLVNVFSTTKGVASLTVAVAAAQGHLSYNAKVADYWPEFAQRGKQAITVRQLLAHQAGLVAVDPPLTLQELADPPKMSAKLAAQVPAWTPGTRHGYHGITLGWYEGELIRRVDPAGRSLGQFFAQEMARPLGLDFYIGLPASVDRDRVAHLHAWSFPKLLLHMNTMPPRFALALSNPLGLTARSLIFAKGINNPDAFNRDELRVVEMPAVNGTGTARSIAKLYGSAATGDPALGLSATILDALKMPALPPTNGLRDKVLHVDTTFSLGFNKPIPACIFGSSANAFGTPGAGGSFGFADPDTGIGYGYVMNKLGFHLVSDPRELALRNALFHEVLGTRPQA, encoded by the coding sequence ATGGCCCGGAAGTTGCGGATCCCGCCCGATCTCATCGGCGGCGACGTCGATGAGGGGTACGGCAAGGTCGCCGACGCGTTCCGTCGCAACCTGAGCAGCGGCCAGGAGATCGGCGCCGCGATCGCGGTCTATCGGGACGGCCGAAAGGTCGTCGATCTGTGGGGCGGCTACCGCAACGGAATCACCCAAACCCCGTGGGAGCACGACACCCTCGTCAACGTGTTCTCGACCACCAAAGGCGTTGCTTCCCTTACCGTTGCGGTGGCCGCCGCCCAGGGCCACCTCTCGTATAACGCCAAGGTAGCCGACTACTGGCCGGAGTTCGCGCAGCGCGGAAAACAAGCGATCACCGTGCGACAACTGCTGGCACATCAAGCCGGACTGGTCGCCGTCGACCCACCGCTCACGCTGCAGGAATTGGCCGACCCACCGAAGATGTCGGCGAAGCTCGCGGCGCAAGTGCCGGCCTGGACGCCCGGAACACGACACGGCTACCACGGAATCACGCTCGGCTGGTACGAAGGCGAGCTGATCCGCAGGGTCGACCCCGCGGGGCGTTCACTGGGCCAATTCTTCGCCCAGGAGATGGCCCGTCCCCTGGGCCTGGACTTCTATATCGGACTGCCGGCCTCGGTCGACCGCGATCGCGTCGCGCACTTACACGCCTGGTCGTTCCCGAAGCTCCTCCTGCACATGAACACGATGCCGCCGCGATTCGCGCTGGCGTTGTCCAACCCGCTCGGCCTGACCGCCCGCTCACTGATTTTCGCCAAGGGAATCAACAATCCCGACGCGTTCAATCGCGACGAGCTGCGTGTGGTCGAGATGCCCGCGGTCAACGGCACCGGCACCGCGCGATCGATCGCCAAGCTGTATGGCAGCGCCGCCACCGGCGATCCGGCGCTCGGCCTGAGCGCAACCATCCTCGACGCCCTGAAGATGCCCGCGCTGCCACCGACAAACGGGCTGCGCGACAAGGTGCTACACGTCGACACCACATTCTCGCTGGGCTTCAACAAACCCATTCCCGCGTGCATCTTCGGTTCGTCGGCGAATGCCTTCGGAACGCCGGGAGCGGGCGGCTCGTTCGGATTCGCCGACCCCGACACCGGCATCGGATACGGCTACGTGATGAACAAGTTGGGTTTTCACCTGGTGAGCGACCCGAGGGAACTCGCCCTCCGTAACGCTCTGTTTCACGAGGTCCTCGGGACCAGGCCACAAGCCTGA
- the treZ gene encoding malto-oligosyltrehalose trehalohydrolase, translated as MTEFRVWAPTPAQVRLYLDGTDDRVHAMTRSGDGWWHADVDAAPNARYGYLLDDDPAVLPDPRSPRQPEGVHARSQLWDAAGAAWTDNAWRGRSVEGSVIYELHVGTFTDAGTFDSAIEKLDYLVDLGIDFVELMPVNSFAGTHGWGYDGVLWYSVHEPYGGPDGLVRFVDACHARGLGVLIDAVFNHLGPSGNYLPRFGPYLSSASNPWGEGINIAGADSDEVRRYIIGCALRWMRDFHADGLRLDAVHALVDTTAIHILEELAAETDWLSMQLGRPLSLVAESDLNDPRLITPRDRGGYGMTAQWADDIHHAIHTAVSGERQGYYADFGSLATLAETLRRGYFHAGTYSSFRHRRHGRPLDTSSIPATRLVAYTCTHDQVGNRALGDRPSQNLTVGQLAVKAALALGSPYTTMLFMGEEWGASTPFQFFSSHPEPELARATAEGRRAEFAEHGWDASKKGDIPDPQDPRTFRRSKLDWDEIDSGEHARLRRLYRDLIALRRTEPDLADRWLEHLTVDYDETQHWITLCRGQLRIACNLGAEPVRVPVTGDVVLAWGEPTVAAHGTVLEGHSFAILRQVCG; from the coding sequence ATGACTGAATTCCGGGTCTGGGCGCCCACACCCGCGCAGGTGCGGCTCTACCTAGACGGCACAGACGACCGGGTGCACGCGATGACGCGGTCCGGCGACGGCTGGTGGCACGCGGACGTCGATGCGGCGCCGAACGCCCGATACGGATACCTGCTCGACGACGACCCCGCCGTGCTGCCCGACCCCCGCTCGCCGCGCCAGCCCGAGGGGGTGCACGCCCGCTCGCAGCTATGGGACGCGGCCGGCGCGGCCTGGACCGACAACGCTTGGCGGGGCCGGTCGGTCGAGGGTTCGGTGATCTACGAGCTGCACGTCGGCACCTTCACCGACGCCGGCACGTTCGACTCGGCCATCGAAAAGCTGGATTATTTGGTCGATCTCGGCATCGACTTCGTCGAGCTGATGCCGGTCAACTCGTTCGCCGGCACACATGGCTGGGGCTACGACGGCGTGCTCTGGTACAGCGTGCACGAGCCCTACGGCGGCCCCGACGGCCTGGTCCGGTTCGTCGACGCCTGCCACGCGCGCGGCCTGGGGGTGCTGATCGACGCGGTGTTCAACCACCTCGGCCCGTCGGGCAACTACCTGCCGCGGTTCGGCCCCTACCTGTCGTCGGCGAGCAACCCGTGGGGCGAGGGCATCAACATCGCCGGCGCCGACTCCGACGAGGTGCGGCGCTACATCATCGGCTGCGCGCTGCGCTGGATGCGCGACTTCCACGCCGACGGCCTGCGCCTGGACGCCGTGCACGCGCTGGTGGATACCACGGCCATCCACATCCTGGAGGAGCTCGCCGCCGAAACCGACTGGTTGTCAATGCAGTTGGGTCGACCCCTGTCGCTGGTCGCCGAGAGCGACCTCAACGATCCCCGGTTGATCACCCCGCGCGATCGGGGCGGCTACGGCATGACCGCGCAGTGGGCCGACGACATCCATCACGCCATCCACACCGCGGTGTCCGGCGAGCGGCAGGGCTACTACGCCGATTTCGGATCCCTGGCCACACTGGCGGAGACGCTGCGGCGCGGCTACTTCCACGCCGGCACCTATTCGTCGTTCCGGCACCGCCGCCACGGGCGGCCACTGGACACGTCCAGCATTCCGGCCACCAGGCTGGTCGCCTATACCTGCACGCATGATCAGGTCGGCAACCGGGCCCTCGGGGATCGCCCGTCGCAGAACCTGACCGTCGGCCAGCTGGCGGTCAAGGCCGCCCTCGCGCTCGGATCACCCTACACCACAATGCTTTTCATGGGCGAGGAATGGGGCGCGTCGACCCCGTTCCAGTTCTTCAGCTCGCACCCCGAGCCGGAGCTGGCGCGGGCCACCGCGGAGGGGCGCAGGGCCGAATTCGCCGAGCACGGCTGGGACGCCTCAAAGAAAGGGGACATCCCCGACCCGCAGGACCCGCGCACCTTCCGGCGCTCGAAACTGGATTGGGACGAGATCGACTCCGGCGAACACGCCCGCCTGCGCCGGCTGTACCGAGATCTGATCGCCCTGCGGCGCACCGAGCCCGACCTGGCCGACCGTTGGCTGGAGCACCTCACCGTCGACTACGACGAGACGCAGCACTGGATCACCCTGTGCCGCGGCCAGTTACGCATTGCGTGCAACCTGGGCGCCGAGCCGGTGCGGGTGCCCGTCACCGGCGACGTGGTGCTGGCATGGGGCGAGCCGACCGTGGCCGCCCACGGCACCGTGCTGGAGGGCCATTCGTTCGCGATCCTGCGCCAGGTGTGCGGGTAG
- the treY gene encoding malto-oligosyltrehalose synthase: MALPVLSTYRLQLRSESSGFAFTFADAENLLDYLDDLGVTHLYLSPVMTAASGSNHGYDVTDPTTVSPELGGPDGLARLSAAARARGMGLVVDIVPNHVGVATPGQNAWWWDVLRNGPASPYAAYFDIDWDLDADGRIVLPVLGSDDDVAGLKVDGELLRLGDLALPIASGTGEGTGPEVHDRQHYRLVGWRNGACGYRRFFSITSLAGLRQEDRAVFDASHAVLARWFREGLVDGIRIDHPDGLSDPCGYLARLRELLGPDAWIVIEKILAVDEALEPTLPVAGTTGYDVLREVGGVFVDPAGEQALTALVESSGVDYQAMPAMVADLKVRAATDTLGSELARLRRAAAAAAGADHPLLPEAIAALLTHIDVYRCDYPGLAAMLPSALAETQSAAPELGPALEVLAAALARGGEPAIRLQQLCGAVTAKAVEDCLFYRDARLVSLNEVGGAPHRFGVGLAEFHHRAATRARLWPRTMTTLTTHDTKRGEDVRARIGVLSQVPSLWTEFLARWEIRAPSPDPATGRFLWQNIFGVWPVGGQVTGELRDRLHGYAEKAVREAAWHTSWNDPDAAFEDAVHRWLDAVLDGPVAGQLTELVAQLNPHAASDALGQKLLALTVPGIPDVYQGSELWDDSLVDPDNRRPVDYAARRAALKELRHPKVRVVTTALRLRRSHPDSFLRGGYVPVLASGEANEHVVAFRRGEDIVVAVTRWTVRLSETGWGNTVVPLPGGSWTDALSGAMASRPTSAAELFADLPVVLLERQHD, encoded by the coding sequence ATGGCCTTACCAGTCCTGTCCACCTATCGGTTGCAGTTGCGCAGCGAGTCCAGCGGGTTCGCGTTCACCTTCGCCGACGCCGAAAACCTGCTGGACTACCTCGATGACCTCGGCGTGACGCATCTGTACCTCTCGCCGGTCATGACCGCGGCTTCCGGGTCCAATCATGGATATGACGTCACCGATCCGACGACGGTCTCGCCGGAGCTGGGCGGTCCCGACGGCCTGGCACGGTTGTCGGCGGCGGCCCGCGCGCGGGGCATGGGCCTGGTCGTCGACATCGTGCCCAACCACGTCGGCGTCGCCACGCCGGGGCAGAACGCGTGGTGGTGGGACGTGCTGCGGAACGGCCCGGCTTCGCCGTATGCGGCATATTTCGACATCGACTGGGACCTCGACGCGGACGGCCGAATCGTGCTGCCGGTGTTGGGTTCTGACGACGACGTGGCCGGCCTGAAAGTCGACGGCGAGCTGCTGCGGTTGGGCGATCTGGCGCTGCCCATCGCTTCGGGCACCGGCGAGGGCACCGGCCCGGAGGTACACGATCGCCAGCACTACCGGCTGGTGGGCTGGCGCAACGGGGCCTGCGGTTATCGCCGCTTCTTCTCGATCACCTCCCTGGCGGGACTGCGACAGGAAGACCGCGCGGTGTTCGACGCCAGCCACGCCGTCCTCGCCCGCTGGTTTCGCGAGGGACTCGTGGACGGCATCCGCATCGACCACCCCGACGGATTGTCCGACCCCTGCGGCTATTTGGCCCGGCTGCGCGAATTGCTCGGCCCGGACGCCTGGATCGTCATCGAAAAGATCCTGGCCGTCGACGAGGCGCTGGAACCCACGCTGCCGGTGGCCGGCACCACCGGCTACGACGTGCTCCGGGAAGTGGGCGGCGTCTTTGTCGACCCGGCCGGCGAACAAGCCCTGACCGCGCTCGTCGAGTCCTCGGGAGTCGATTATCAGGCGATGCCGGCAATGGTGGCGGACCTCAAGGTCCGCGCGGCCACCGACACCTTGGGCAGCGAGCTGGCCAGGCTGCGGCGCGCCGCCGCGGCCGCGGCGGGCGCCGATCACCCGCTGCTGCCCGAGGCGATAGCGGCGCTGCTCACCCACATCGACGTCTACCGCTGCGACTACCCCGGCCTGGCCGCGATGCTGCCCAGCGCGCTGGCCGAAACCCAGTCGGCCGCACCGGAGTTGGGGCCCGCGCTGGAGGTGCTTGCCGCGGCGCTGGCCCGCGGCGGCGAGCCGGCGATCCGGCTGCAGCAGCTCTGCGGCGCGGTGACCGCCAAGGCGGTCGAGGACTGCCTGTTCTACCGCGACGCGCGGCTGGTGTCGCTCAACGAGGTGGGCGGCGCACCGCACCGGTTCGGTGTCGGCCTCGCGGAGTTTCATCACCGCGCCGCCACCCGCGCCCGGTTGTGGCCGCGGACGATGACGACGCTGACCACCCACGACACCAAGCGCGGCGAGGACGTGCGGGCCCGGATCGGCGTGCTGTCCCAGGTGCCGTCGCTGTGGACCGAGTTCCTCGCCCGCTGGGAAATCCGGGCCCCCTCCCCCGACCCCGCGACCGGGCGGTTTCTGTGGCAGAACATCTTCGGCGTGTGGCCGGTGGGCGGTCAGGTCACCGGCGAGCTGCGCGACCGGCTGCACGGCTACGCCGAAAAGGCCGTCCGCGAGGCGGCGTGGCACACCTCGTGGAATGACCCGGACGCCGCGTTCGAGGACGCGGTGCACCGTTGGCTCGATGCCGTCCTCGACGGACCGGTCGCCGGCCAGCTGACCGAGCTTGTCGCCCAACTCAATCCGCACGCCGCCAGCGACGCGCTGGGCCAGAAGCTGCTCGCGCTGACCGTGCCCGGCATACCCGACGTCTACCAGGGCAGCGAGCTGTGGGACGACAGCCTGGTGGACCCCGACAACCGCCGTCCGGTCGACTATGCCGCCCGCCGCGCCGCCCTGAAAGAGTTGCGGCACCCCAAGGTTCGCGTCGTCACCACCGCACTTCGGCTGCGGCGCTCCCATCCGGACAGCTTCCTGCGCGGGGGCTACGTGCCGGTGCTCGCCAGCGGCGAGGCCAACGAGCATGTCGTGGCGTTCCGCCGGGGCGAGGACATCGTGGTCGCGGTGACCCGCTGGACCGTGCGGCTATCCGAAACGGGCTGGGGTAACACCGTGGTGCCGCTACCCGGGGGCTCCTGGACCGACGCGCTGTCCGGCGCGATGGCGAGCAGGCCGACGTCGGCCGCCGAATTGTTCGCCGACCTGCCCGTGGTGCTGCTGGAGCGCCAGCATGACTGA
- the glgX gene encoding glycogen debranching protein GlgX: MPTNQPAVEATGAATHDAGKPQPRLATVWPGNPYPLGASYDGAGTNFSLFSEIAQKVELCLIDDGTESRIPFEEVDGYVWHAYLPNITPGQRYGFRVYGPFDPAAGHRCDPSKLLLDPYGKAFHGDFDFTQALYSYDLNAVDPNGDGADAGTPPMVDSLGHTMTSVVSNPFFDWGSDRAPLTPYHETVIYEAHVKGMTQTHPGVPEELRGTYAGLAHPVIIDHLKSLCVTAIELMPVHQFMHDSRLLDLGLRNYWGYNTFGFFAPHNQYAANRKASVAEFKSMVRSFHEAGIEVILDVVYNHTAEGNHLGPTINFRGIDNAAYYRLVDTDLRLYKDYTGTGNSLNARHPHVLQLIMDSLRYWVTEMHVDGFRFDLAATLARELHDVDRLSAFFDLVQQDPVVSQVKLIAEPWDVGEGGYQVGNFPGLWTEWNGKYRDTVRDYWRGEPATLGEFASRLTGSSDLYEATGRRPSASINFVTAHDGFTLNDLVSYNEKHNEDNGEDNRDGESHNRSWNCGVEGPTDDPDVVALRRRQMRNFWATLMLSQGTPMIAHGDEIGRTQNGNNNVYCQDSELSWMDWSLVDKNSDLLAFARKVAALRKNHPAFRRRRFFDGEPIRTGDEVRDIAWLTPGGREMTHEDWGKSFHKCVAVFLNGDAITAPNARGERVVDDSFLLCFNADEQSVDFVMPHGDYAQEWTVELDTTDPVGETDRVVNAEETISLPSRSLLVLRKTL, from the coding sequence ATGCCGACCAACCAGCCAGCGGTGGAAGCAACGGGCGCTGCCACACACGACGCCGGCAAGCCGCAACCCAGGCTGGCCACCGTGTGGCCGGGGAATCCCTATCCGCTCGGCGCTTCCTACGACGGTGCGGGCACCAACTTCTCGCTGTTCTCCGAAATCGCCCAGAAGGTCGAGCTGTGTCTGATCGACGACGGCACCGAGTCGCGGATTCCCTTCGAAGAGGTTGACGGCTACGTCTGGCATGCCTATCTGCCGAACATCACCCCGGGCCAGCGCTACGGGTTTCGCGTCTATGGGCCGTTCGATCCGGCGGCCGGCCACCGGTGCGATCCGAGCAAGCTGCTGCTGGATCCGTACGGGAAGGCGTTCCATGGCGATTTCGACTTCACCCAGGCGCTGTATTCCTACGACCTGAACGCGGTCGACCCCAACGGTGACGGGGCCGACGCCGGGACTCCGCCGATGGTGGACTCGCTGGGCCACACCATGACCAGCGTGGTGAGCAACCCGTTCTTCGACTGGGGGTCCGACCGGGCACCGCTCACCCCGTATCACGAGACGGTCATCTACGAGGCCCACGTCAAGGGCATGACGCAGACCCATCCCGGCGTCCCCGAGGAGCTTCGGGGCACCTATGCCGGGCTGGCCCACCCGGTGATCATCGATCACCTCAAGTCGTTGTGCGTCACCGCCATCGAGCTGATGCCGGTTCACCAGTTCATGCACGACTCGCGGCTGCTGGACCTGGGATTGCGAAACTACTGGGGCTACAACACCTTTGGCTTCTTCGCCCCGCACAACCAGTACGCAGCCAACCGCAAGGCCAGCGTCGCCGAGTTCAAGTCCATGGTGCGCAGCTTTCACGAGGCCGGCATCGAGGTCATCCTCGACGTGGTCTACAACCACACCGCCGAAGGCAACCACCTCGGCCCGACGATCAACTTCCGCGGCATCGACAACGCCGCCTACTACCGGCTCGTCGACACCGATCTGCGGTTGTACAAGGACTACACGGGCACCGGCAACAGCCTCAACGCCCGTCACCCGCACGTGCTGCAGCTGATCATGGACTCGCTGCGCTATTGGGTGACCGAGATGCACGTCGACGGGTTCCGCTTCGACCTGGCCGCGACGCTGGCCCGCGAGCTGCACGACGTCGACCGGCTGAGCGCGTTTTTCGATCTGGTGCAGCAGGACCCGGTGGTCAGCCAGGTCAAGCTGATCGCCGAGCCGTGGGACGTCGGCGAGGGCGGCTATCAGGTCGGAAATTTCCCGGGTTTGTGGACGGAGTGGAACGGGAAGTACCGCGATACCGTGCGTGACTATTGGCGGGGGGAACCCGCGACCCTGGGCGAGTTCGCGTCCCGGCTGACCGGGTCGTCGGACCTGTATGAGGCGACGGGCCGGCGCCCGAGCGCCAGCATCAACTTCGTCACCGCGCACGACGGATTCACGCTCAACGACCTGGTGTCCTACAACGAAAAACACAACGAAGACAACGGCGAAGACAACCGGGACGGGGAAAGCCACAACCGGTCGTGGAACTGCGGCGTCGAGGGTCCCACCGACGACCCCGACGTCGTGGCGCTGCGCCGCCGCCAGATGCGCAATTTCTGGGCCACCCTGATGCTCAGCCAGGGCACGCCGATGATCGCGCACGGTGACGAGATCGGGCGCACCCAGAACGGCAACAACAACGTCTACTGCCAGGACTCCGAATTGTCCTGGATGGACTGGTCATTGGTCGACAAGAATTCGGACCTGCTGGCCTTCGCGCGCAAGGTGGCCGCCTTGCGCAAGAACCATCCCGCGTTTCGCCGGCGCCGGTTCTTCGACGGTGAGCCAATCCGAACCGGCGACGAGGTGCGCGACATCGCCTGGTTGACGCCGGGCGGCCGGGAGATGACACACGAGGATTGGGGCAAGAGCTTTCACAAGTGTGTGGCGGTGTTCCTCAACGGCGACGCGATCACCGCGCCGAACGCCCGCGGTGAGCGGGTGGTCGACGACTCATTCCTGTTGTGCTTCAACGCCGACGAGCAATCGGTCGATTTCGTGATGCCGCACGGCGACTATGCCCAGGAGTGGACCGTCGAGCTGGACACCACCGACCCGGTGGGCGAGACCGACCGGGTCGTCAACGCCGAAGAAACGATTTCGCTGCCCTCGCGTTCGCTGCTGGTGCTGCGTAAAACCTTGTGA
- a CDS encoding acyltransferase family protein: MQSLSPPRPPVAPAEPVAKGTRSTGFYRHDLDGLRGIAIALVAMFHVWFGRVSGGVDVFLALSGFFFGGKILRAALNPAVSLSPAAEVVRLVRRLVPALVVVLAGCAVLTILVQPQTRWETFADQSLASLGYYQNWELANTVSDYLRAGEAVSPLQHIWSMSVQGQFYVGFLLLVAGCAYAFRRRLSTHLRTMFMVLLSALTVASFVYAIVAHQADQASAYYDSFARAWELLLGALVGALVPHIRWPMWLRTAVATVALAAIVSCGALIDGVKEFPGPWALVPVGATMAMILAAANLQGNPGTGDRMPLPNRLLAAGPLVALGAMAYSLYLWHWPLLIFWLSYTGHRHANFVEGTAVLLVSGVLAYLTTRLVEDPLRYRTPAGAASAKPVRTIPSVPSVPLVPWWLRLRRPTMALGSIVVLLGVTLTATSFTWRQHVTVLRAAGKELSVLNPQDYPGARALTEHVRVPALPMRPTVLEVKDDLPASTRDGCISDFVNPAVVNCTYGDVAATRSIALAGGSHAEHWLPALDLLGHLHHFKVVTYLKMGCPLSTEEVPLIMGNNAPYPQCREWVQRTMTKLVADRPDYVFTTSTRPWNIKPGDVMPATYIGIWQMLSDNNIPVLAMRDTPWLVKNGKPFDPADCLAKGGNAQSCGVKRSDVLADHNPTLDFAAQFPLLKPLDMSDAICRPDFCRAAEGNVLIYHGAHHLSPTYVRTMANELGRQMAASTGWW; encoded by the coding sequence ATGCAGAGCCTGTCACCGCCTCGTCCACCGGTTGCCCCTGCGGAACCGGTCGCTAAAGGGACTCGTTCGACGGGCTTTTATCGTCATGATCTCGACGGCTTGCGCGGCATCGCGATCGCGCTGGTCGCCATGTTTCACGTCTGGTTCGGGCGGGTTTCCGGCGGCGTGGACGTGTTCCTGGCGCTGTCGGGCTTCTTCTTTGGCGGAAAGATCCTGCGCGCCGCGCTTAACCCCGCCGTTTCGCTGTCGCCGGCGGCCGAGGTGGTCCGGCTGGTCCGCCGTCTCGTTCCCGCGCTGGTCGTGGTGCTGGCCGGGTGTGCCGTGCTGACCATCCTGGTGCAACCACAAACCCGGTGGGAGACGTTCGCCGACCAGAGTCTGGCCAGCCTGGGCTACTACCAGAACTGGGAGCTGGCCAACACCGTGTCGGACTACCTGCGCGCGGGCGAAGCCGTCAGCCCGTTGCAGCACATCTGGTCCATGTCGGTGCAGGGCCAGTTCTACGTCGGCTTCCTGCTGCTGGTCGCCGGCTGCGCCTACGCGTTCCGGCGCCGCTTGAGTACTCACCTGCGCACGATGTTCATGGTGCTGCTGAGCGCGCTGACGGTGGCGTCGTTCGTCTACGCGATCGTCGCCCATCAGGCCGACCAGGCGAGCGCCTATTACGACAGCTTCGCCCGGGCATGGGAGTTGCTGCTGGGCGCGCTCGTCGGCGCGTTGGTGCCCCACATCCGCTGGCCGATGTGGCTGCGCACCGCCGTCGCCACGGTCGCGCTAGCGGCAATCGTGTCGTGCGGGGCCCTGATCGACGGGGTCAAGGAATTCCCCGGCCCGTGGGCGCTGGTGCCCGTCGGGGCCACCATGGCGATGATCCTTGCCGCGGCAAACCTACAGGGCAATCCCGGCACCGGTGACCGGATGCCGCTGCCGAATCGACTGCTGGCGGCCGGGCCGCTGGTGGCGCTGGGGGCGATGGCCTACTCGCTCTATCTGTGGCACTGGCCGCTGCTCATCTTCTGGCTGTCCTACACCGGCCACCGGCACGCCAACTTTGTCGAAGGCACGGCGGTGCTGCTGGTATCCGGGGTGCTGGCCTACCTGACCACCCGGCTCGTCGAGGACCCGCTGCGTTACCGGACACCCGCCGGCGCCGCATCCGCGAAGCCGGTCCGGACCATCCCGTCAGTCCCCTCGGTCCCCTTAGTCCCCTGGTGGCTGCGCCTGCGCAGGCCGACGATGGCGCTGGGATCGATTGTGGTGCTGCTCGGCGTCACGCTGACCGCAACCTCGTTCACCTGGCGCCAGCACGTCACGGTGTTGCGCGCCGCGGGCAAGGAGCTCAGCGTGCTCAACCCGCAGGACTACCCCGGCGCGCGCGCCCTGACCGAACACGTGCGGGTGCCGGCGCTGCCGATGCGGCCCACCGTCCTGGAGGTCAAGGACGACCTGCCGGCCTCGACCCGCGACGGCTGCATCAGCGACTTCGTCAACCCGGCGGTCGTCAACTGCACCTACGGCGACGTGGCGGCCACCCGCAGCATCGCCCTGGCCGGCGGATCGCACGCGGAGCACTGGCTGCCCGCGCTGGACCTGCTCGGCCATCTGCACCACTTCAAAGTGGTGACGTACCTCAAGATGGGCTGCCCGTTGTCCACCGAGGAAGTGCCGCTGATCATGGGCAACAACGCCCCGTATCCGCAGTGCCGCGAGTGGGTGCAGCGGACGATGACCAAGCTGGTCGCCGACCGTCCCGACTACGTGTTCACCACATCGACTCGGCCGTGGAACATCAAACCCGGCGACGTGATGCCGGCGACCTACATCGGGATCTGGCAAATGTTGTCGGACAACAACATTCCCGTCCTCGCCATGCGGGACACCCCATGGTTGGTCAAAAACGGTAAACCGTTCGACCCCGCGGACTGTCTGGCCAAGGGCGGCAACGCGCAGTCGTGCGGGGTCAAGCGGTCCGACGTGCTGGCCGACCACAATCCCACCCTCGATTTCGCCGCGCAGTTCCCGTTGCTCAAGCCGCTCGACATGTCCGACGCGATCTGCCGCCCCGACTTCTGCCGCGCGGCCGAAGGAAACGTGTTGATCTACCACGGCGCTCATCACCTGTCCCCCACCTACGTGCGGACCATGGCCAATGAGCTGGGCCGCCAAATGGCGGCCAGCACCGGTTGGTGGTGA
- the ripD gene encoding NlpC/P60 family peptidoglycan-binding protein RipD has translation MKRFYAFAIGLAMLVAPLVTAGIATADPAPRPMDYQQATDVVVMRGLSQRGVPFSWAGGGINGPTRGKGPGITTVGFDASGLMQYAYAGAGIKLPRSSGEMYRVGQKVLPQQARRGDLIFYGPEGTQSVAMYLGNGQMLEVGDVVQVSPVRANGLTPYLVRVLGTQQTPLQQTPLQQAPTQQTPLQQAPTQQAPLQQAPLQQAPTQQTPLQQAPVQQAPMQQLPLLRPPTQQAPLQQAPVGITR, from the coding sequence ATGAAACGCTTCTACGCCTTCGCGATCGGTCTCGCGATGCTGGTTGCGCCGCTGGTCACCGCCGGCATCGCGACGGCCGACCCGGCCCCCAGGCCGATGGACTACCAGCAGGCCACCGACGTCGTCGTCATGCGCGGTCTTTCACAGCGCGGCGTGCCGTTCTCGTGGGCCGGCGGCGGCATCAATGGCCCCACTCGCGGCAAGGGCCCGGGTATCACGACCGTCGGATTCGACGCCTCGGGCCTGATGCAGTACGCGTACGCCGGCGCCGGGATCAAGCTGCCGCGTTCCTCCGGCGAGATGTACAGGGTCGGCCAGAAGGTGCTGCCGCAGCAAGCACGCCGGGGCGACCTGATCTTCTACGGTCCCGAGGGGACGCAAAGCGTCGCGATGTACCTGGGTAACGGGCAGATGCTGGAGGTCGGCGACGTCGTCCAGGTTTCGCCGGTCCGCGCCAACGGCTTGACCCCCTACCTGGTTCGGGTTCTCGGGACGCAGCAGACACCATTGCAACAGACGCCGTTACAGCAAGCACCCACACAACAAACACCGCTACAACAAGCACCCACACAGCAGGCACCGCTACAACAAGCACCCCTACAGCAAGCACCCACGCAACAAACACCGCTACAACAGGCACCGGTGCAACAAGCACCAATGCAGCAGCTGCCGTTGCTGCGGCCGCCGACGCAGCAGGCGCCGTTGCAGCAGGCCCCCGTCGGCATCACGCGGTAG